ACCTACTCTTGAGGGATTGGGGATTGGGGATTAGGGATTGGGGGACACCGAGAGGAAAATTGAATTAGCAATCAACAATTAACAATCAACAAACAAGTCAAAAATAGTAACTAGCAACTTACGTTAAATAATTATTCAAAAACAATCCCCTCAAAGATCTCCTCAATCGGGAAAGTCAAATTAACAGATGCTAACTCGATCAAATCTCCAGCAACATAGTTCACGATCTCCCAACGATTGCTATCGTTCTTACGGTAAATATCGATGGCAATTTTACTGGCACTAATCAACACATAATCCTCCAAACTAGGCGAACGTCGATACAGCCTAAACTTATCTCCTCGGTCATAAGCCTCTGTACTAAGAGATAAAACTTCTACAATCAAACAAGGATGACTAATAAACTTAATCGCAGTGCGATCGCGATCGTCGCAACTAACACTAATATCTGGATAAACATAATCATTTGATTCTGCAATTTCTATCTTGACATCAGAAGTTTGTACGCCACAACTGCTTCCTCGTAAATGTGGTATCAACATCGCAATAAAGTTCGCCGCAATGCGTCCGTGATTGACTGTCCCACCAGTCATTGCATATACTTCACCATCAATATATTCGTGGCGTAAATTTTGTTGTTCCTCCCAAATAAAATATTCTTCAGGAGTAAATCTCGGAAAATTTTTTGTGACAGCAACCATCGATTGAAACCTCAAAATAAACTAACCGGAGTTCGCAGTTTGTCATGGGGACGGGTCGATCCTTCCACTTCGTGAACTTTGTGTCTAAGCCTTCGGCAGGCTGCGCCAATGTGGTTCCTTACTTTCACAATTCATTTAGACTCGCTATAGTAAAGGTAAAAAATCTAAGATATGATGTGCCATTTCTAATTTAGAACAAGGAGCGATTTCTTGTTGCTTGCCAGAGGAACTTATAATGATAGCGCGATTGCGATCGCTTCCAAATCCACTACCTATTTCATCCACTGGATTAGCTACTATTGCATCGAGTTTTTTCCTAATTAATTTCTCTGTTGCAGGGGTAATAATATCGCCAGTTTGAGCCGCAAATCCAATCAGTTTTTGATGCGGTTTTTTAATGCTACCTAACCCTGCGACAATATCAGGAACTGGAGCTAAAGATAGAGACTCTGGAAGAGATTTTTTCGGGAGTTTTTCAGCACTATAAACAGATGGTTTGACATCGGCTACCGCAGCACACATAATTGTGATATCTGATGTAGTAAACTCGGATAACAGTGCCTGTTGCATTTCTGCTGCACTAACGACAGGAATCGCTTGAAGCTGAGGATTCCCTAATTCTGATATTCCAGCAGATAGCACCCCGTGAACTAAAGTCACTGACGCACCGCGAGATAAGGCTGCTTGCGCTAGGGCGATTCCCATTTTTCCAGTGGAAGGATTACCGATGAATCTGACTGGATCTAAATATTCTCTGGTTCCACCCGCACTAATTAAGACTTTTTTGCCAATTAAATCTCGTTTCCCATTAGTGTGGAGTAAAGAAGCGATCGCCGTTACAATTTGGTTAGGTTCTGCCATTCTTCCAGTGCCAGTGCGATCGCACGCCAGCAAACCCGCCCCTGGTCCTACACTATGATATCGGCGATCGGTCAGTAACTGTTGCCAATTTCTCTGTACCGCCACCTGTTCCCACATATCGGTATTCATGGCTGGGGCTAGTAGAATGGGACAGTGAGAGGCTAAAACTGTATTGGTCAGTAAATTATCTGCTAAGCCATAAGCCAATTTACCCAGAGTATTGGCTGTTAAAGGGGCAATTACCATTAAATCTGCCCATTCTCCCAATTCTATATGCAAAGGACGAGTGTGGATGGGTTGCCAAAAGTCAGCATCGGTGTAGGCTGGATGACGAGATAAAGTAGCGACAGTCAAGGGGGTAATAAATTCTCTTCCAGATGCGGTTAAAATGACCTTAACCTGGACTTCAGCTTTAAAAATGCTAGAAACTACCTCGCAAACTTTATAAGCTGCTATGCCCCCACAAATGCCGATTAAAACTCTTTTAGGATTTGGATTTATCATGATTTAACCCAAGGTTAATCAGAATCTGCTGGAAAATCAAGCCAACCAACTTAACTCCTAAAACCTGTCTTTCATCCCCCGAATCCGTGCTAAAGTTTGCACTGGATCTTGGCTGTTGGCTGAAGCTTGGATGGCAGGTGCATCCCAACGCAGGAAAGGATTAGTTAGCTTTTCAATCCCAATATGAGAGGGAATGGTTGGTTCGTGGCGATCGCGCGCTGCTGTAACTTGATGATAGCGTTGTTGTAAATCTGGGTTATCTGCGTCTACACTGATGGCAAAGCGCAAATTATTCAAAGTGTACTCATGAGCGCACCACACTCTCGTATTTTCAGGCAATTTCCGTAACTTAGTCAAAGAATGTACCATTTGAGCGGGTGTTCCTTCAAATAATCTACCGCAACCCCCAGCAAACAAAGTATCGCCACAGAATAATTCCCCTGGTTCATGAGGCGAAATTGGGGGAAAATAGTAAGCAATATGGGCGCGGGTGTGTCCAGGAATGAAGAAAACTTGCGCGGTTCTAGAGGCGAATTCAACGCGATCGCCCTCTTGCAAAAATACTCTTTGTCCTGGTATTCTACCTTCATCTTCAGCACCAGCATACACGCAGGCATCGGGAAAAACTTGAAGTAACTGACGATTTCCACCGATATGATCGCTGTGATGGTGAGTATTAAGAATTGCGACTAATTTGGCATCTAACTCTCGCAGTTTGTCTAATACTGGTTGTGCCACAGCCGGATCGACAACAGCAGCTATTTTCTGGTTTTTGTCTACTAATAAAAAGATATAGTTATCATTTAATACAGCAATTCTGATAATTTCCATGTTAGATATTTAAACTTTAAAAAGTCTTGCTTAGCCTAATTATACTATTCTACCTATTACCGTCAGAGTGGGTTTTGTTTAATATCTAAAAAGCATAATACCATTTTCATTTTGTTGGGCTACATAATTGGTGTGTAGAGACGTTGTATTGCCACGTCTCTACGTTTGGATCTGTCGCGTTAATTTCAAGAATTGGTATATTTTGATCTACTAAATTCGCCCCGACATTACTTATTACTCTACTTCTTTACTAAGTGGCAATCCTAACCAATCACTCAATTCTTGAGCCAGCCAATCAATTTCTCTTTCTGAAATTGAATCACAAGCGCTAAGCTCGTATTTTTTAATTCCAGCCCATACAATTAGCTTAGCAGGAACCTGAACGCGATCGCCATCTGAATCTTTTTTAGAGTGTTTGGGAACATAACTAATTTTATCAATTTCATCTCTAGGAGATACTTTAGTTGGATTGTACTGAATTCCCCACATTTTAAAAGTCAAACCTATTTTATCAGGAGTTATTTTGAGTGTTGTTTGACCAAAAAGAGGAAATAAAATTGCCATGATCATAGCCAATCCTACTCCCCAAAAAGGTAGAGAGAATAAGGCAAAAACTAAGTTAATTGGGAAGGGTGCAAATAAGCTAAAGCCATTAAAAAATACCAAGAAAGAATTCCAAGCCAGTGCAAATGCACCAATAGCGATCATCCCTGGATTAAAACCACTGGGAGGAATCATAAATTCAAACTTATTAGCAGTTTTAGTTAAGATGATTTTTGTATTGCTAGGTTTGGCTTCTGGAACAACGGCTAAATCTTTTTTAGGTAACTCTTCTAAGGCTTTTAAGGCAGTATTTGCACCCACAAATCTTTGGTCTAAACTAGGTTGAGTCATGCGTCGCAACCAATTAGTGAATCCAACTCCTAAGTTAGTGATTTTTTGAAATTCAATTCTTCCTTCTGCTTGGGGTAAATCGGCTGGATGAATCCCCGTAGATAAGAAAATTAATGTGGCTCCCAAACTATAGAGATCGGAAGCTGGAACTACCCTACCTCCAAATTGTTCTGGAGGCATATATCCATAGGTTCCAACTATGGTAATTGTGCCTTGAGTTTTAGCCGCTACTGTTTGTACAGAACCAAAATCTACTAAATAAACTTCACCAACACTATTGCCAGAACGATTAGTTAAAATAATATTACTGGGCTTAATATCCCGATGAATAATTGGTGGTTGTAAACCGTGTAAGTAAACTAAAATTTGTAGGATTTTATAAGCTATATCTTTAAGCTCAGCCTCAGTAAAATGACGACCACTTTTTAACTGTGCTTCTAAAGATTTTCCATCGACATAACTTTGAACTAAAGCAAGATGTTTTCCTTTAGGACTATCCCAATCAAAAAAGTCTAAATAATTAGGAATAGCTGGATGAGAGATAAATTTTAAAGTCTGGGCTTCTCGTTCAAATAGTTTGAGATTTTCCCATTCAAATTCTGCACTGAACGTTAATAATTTGACAACTACTAGCTGCTCAGTTTGGATATCTTTAGCTAATAAGGTTTTTCGACCAGCATTTTTAGCTAAGAGTTCAGTTACTTGATAGCGATCGCCTAATATTTCACCAATCATTTTCTTGTTAGCTAGTTAAGTTCTTTTCTAGAAAACTAGTAAATATCTAGTTGTACTGTTGTAAAGTAGTTAATTACTAAATGCCTTCAAGTATAAAGTTCCCCTTCGTTTCCAAAAGTTATACATTGAGTCAACCAGATATTTTAGTCAATAGCCATTTGCTAAGGAATTTGAGGATATGCTAGCCACCTATATTGATAAAGCGATGGAATTAGCTACCTATGAAATTATCGAAGACGATAAAACTTACTGGGGTGAAATTCCCACAATTCAAGGCGTTTGGGCGAACCATCTTACCCTTGAAGGATGTCGCCAGGAATTACGAGAAGCATTAAGCGACTGGATGGCTTTACGCTTAAAATTAGGTCTACCGATTCCAGTTCTAGCAGGTATTAATCTGAATGAACTCGCCCAACCGTTACCTTTAGCTTAACAATGCCTAAACTTACGCCCATATCCTGGTCTAAATTAGTACAGCGATTGCGCGAACTTGGCTTTGAAGGTCCTTATGCAGGTGGTAAACATCCTCAGATGCGTCGAGGCGATCTCACTTAAATTATTCCTAATCCTCATCAAGGAGATATTTGGAGTGGGATTATTGCAACGCATCCTACGGCAAGGCGGGATTTCCCGAATCGAATGGTTAGGAGAATAACTACATAGTTATATCCTCTAAAAATCCAGAATAAACGAGCGATCGCCTAAAATCAAAAAAATCCCCCTAGCTAAGCCAGAGGGATACCGGATATATCTGTACAGAGGTAGCGCCTCTACATCTTATTGTGACTATTTAGCCAATTCCTTGACTTTTTTCATAATTCCTTCTGGATCGATACCTTGATGGGGGAATTGTTCCCACAAGCCACCGCAACCTTCCTTATGAGTACCAAGATGAGCGTATTTAGGCGTTAACCCCCGTTCTAACAACCAAGAACCGAAGCGCGCACCTAAACCAGTCTTGCGGTTGAAGGATTCTACCACCACGACAAAAGGTGATTTACCTACCTTTGCCATCATGTCTTCATCAATGACATTGAGAGTAGCTTTATTAATTAACCCAACATCAATCCCTTCTTGCTTCAGGCGTTCAACTGCATCCACTGCGCGATACAAACAATCGCCAAAGCTGACGATGTAACCGGCTGTACCTTCGCGAATTACTTCATCTTTACCAGGAGTAAACTTGTAATCTCCAGCAAAGAAGTCAGTTCCATCAGCATTGAGAACCATAGGTACTTTGGAACGGGTAGAGAAGATAAAGCGCAATCCTGGATCGTTAAATACTTTTTCTACACAAGCCTTCATCTGATTGGCATCAGCAGGGAAATAAAGCCTGGTTTCATAAGCATCATCCAAGCCATTATCAGCGAACATATTGTTCAAACCGAAGTGACAGGTATTATCTGCCATATCATCAATCCCTGAATGGGAAAAATGACATAAAACATTGGAATAGTTCAACCGCGCCATCGTGATTTCAGAAATGCACATTTCTAAAAAGGCGCTAAAGGTGGCAAAAACCCCTTGCTTGCCCTTTTCCATCCCAAAACCAGCCGCAGCAGAGAAGTTACCCCGTTCCATAATTCCAGAAGAAATGAAAATTTCGGGATATGCATCGTGAATGGCTTTCAAACCGCAAGAACCTTCCAAGTCGGTGTCGATGACTTTGATGGTTTCCTTGCGTTCGGTTTCACTCATGCGACCAAGAACGGCTACCATCGCTTCCCCAAAGATACTACGGTTAGCTGCCGATTTATCGCTAGAACCGAGGTATTTGTAGGGTTGTTTTAAAAGCTCAATTCCCTTGATGTATCCAACCGCAGCCGACTGTCCGCGAGATTCTAGATATTTCAGCGCTAATGGCACAGAAATCACGTCATGACCGTGGGTAGAGCCTTCTAACCCTTCCACTTCAGGACACATAGGACGTTTGTTAATGACGGCTACAGGGCCTGGAGTATTGATTGCTTCGCAAATGCGACGGTAGAGGTCATCGATGTCTTCTCCATTTCCTTCCAGGATCTTGACACCATGACCTTCTAGGGTTTTGGCAACACTAAAGCCTGGGAGATATTTAGAAGGATGTCCGGCGATCGTAACGTCGTTATCATCGATAATTAGCTTGACGTTGAGGTATTGAGCCACAGCCAAACGAGCAGCTTCTGCATCATTACCTTCTTGCTGGGAACCATCAGAACCCAAACAAAAAGCTACTTTTCCAGGGTTTGCCATCGCTACCCCGTTCACATAGGGCCACATATGTCCCAATCTACCAGAACTAAACTTGACTCCTGGGGTTAAACCTAATTCTGGGTGTCCGGGAAGGTGAGCATGAGCTTCGCGATAGTGCATCAGTTGCTCAGCAGGTAATTCACCATGCAAAGCTGCCATTAAGTACTGGGTGCCAACTCGGTGTCCAGCTTCATCAAAGAAAATAGGGACGAATTTATCGGGATTGCCTCTAAATAGGGCATCCATAATCATTACTTCAGGCACAGTGTCGTATGGTCCACCAGTGTGACCCCCTACGCCTCTAGCGGCTCCAGTTGCGGTAAAGAAAACGATCGCATCGCGGCATAATTGAATATTCGCTTTGAGAGCTTCTCGCTGTTCGTCAGTCAAGGTAGGGTGAGATGGATCGAGTGCTATAGCTTGATAAGCACTGAGATTGATGGGGAATTTTG
Above is a window of Merismopedia glauca CCAP 1448/3 DNA encoding:
- the gloB gene encoding hydroxyacylglutathione hydrolase yields the protein MEIIRIAVLNDNYIFLLVDKNQKIAAVVDPAVAQPVLDKLRELDAKLVAILNTHHHSDHIGGNRQLLQVFPDACVYAGAEDEGRIPGQRVFLQEGDRVEFASRTAQVFFIPGHTRAHIAYYFPPISPHEPGELFCGDTLFAGGCGRLFEGTPAQMVHSLTKLRKLPENTRVWCAHEYTLNNLRFAISVDADNPDLQQRYHQVTAARDRHEPTIPSHIGIEKLTNPFLRWDAPAIQASANSQDPVQTLARIRGMKDRF
- a CDS encoding transketolase C-terminal domain-containing protein, translating into MTDPKFPINLSAYQAIALDPSHPTLTDEQREALKANIQLCRDAIVFFTATGAARGVGGHTGGPYDTVPEVMIMDALFRGNPDKFVPIFFDEAGHRVGTQYLMAALHGELPAEQLMHYREAHAHLPGHPELGLTPGVKFSSGRLGHMWPYVNGVAMANPGKVAFCLGSDGSQQEGNDAEAARLAVAQYLNVKLIIDDNDVTIAGHPSKYLPGFSVAKTLEGHGVKILEGNGEDIDDLYRRICEAINTPGPVAVINKRPMCPEVEGLEGSTHGHDVISVPLALKYLESRGQSAAVGYIKGIELLKQPYKYLGSSDKSAANRSIFGEAMVAVLGRMSETERKETIKVIDTDLEGSCGLKAIHDAYPEIFISSGIMERGNFSAAAGFGMEKGKQGVFATFSAFLEMCISEITMARLNYSNVLCHFSHSGIDDMADNTCHFGLNNMFADNGLDDAYETRLYFPADANQMKACVEKVFNDPGLRFIFSTRSKVPMVLNADGTDFFAGDYKFTPGKDEVIREGTAGYIVSFGDCLYRAVDAVERLKQEGIDVGLINKATLNVIDEDMMAKVGKSPFVVVVESFNRKTGLGARFGSWLLERGLTPKYAHLGTHKEGCGGLWEQFPHQGIDPEGIMKKVKELAK
- a CDS encoding type II toxin-antitoxin system HicB family antitoxin, which encodes MLATYIDKAMELATYEIIEDDKTYWGEIPTIQGVWANHLTLEGCRQELREALSDWMALRLKLGLPIPVLAGINLNELAQPLPLA
- a CDS encoding Uma2 family endonuclease encodes the protein MVAVTKNFPRFTPEEYFIWEEQQNLRHEYIDGEVYAMTGGTVNHGRIAANFIAMLIPHLRGSSCGVQTSDVKIEIAESNDYVYPDISVSCDDRDRTAIKFISHPCLIVEVLSLSTEAYDRGDKFRLYRRSPSLEDYVLISASKIAIDIYRKNDSNRWEIVNYVAGDLIELASVNLTFPIEEIFEGIVFE
- the coaBC gene encoding bifunctional phosphopantothenoylcysteine decarboxylase/phosphopantothenate--cysteine ligase CoaBC: MINPNPKRVLIGICGGIAAYKVCEVVSSIFKAEVQVKVILTASGREFITPLTVATLSRHPAYTDADFWQPIHTRPLHIELGEWADLMVIAPLTANTLGKLAYGLADNLLTNTVLASHCPILLAPAMNTDMWEQVAVQRNWQQLLTDRRYHSVGPGAGLLACDRTGTGRMAEPNQIVTAIASLLHTNGKRDLIGKKVLISAGGTREYLDPVRFIGNPSTGKMGIALAQAALSRGASVTLVHGVLSAGISELGNPQLQAIPVVSAAEMQQALLSEFTTSDITIMCAAVADVKPSVYSAEKLPKKSLPESLSLAPVPDIVAGLGSIKKPHQKLIGFAAQTGDIITPATEKLIRKKLDAIVANPVDEIGSGFGSDRNRAIIISSSGKQQEIAPCSKLEMAHHILDFLPLL
- a CDS encoding serine/threonine protein kinase, whose product is MIGEILGDRYQVTELLAKNAGRKTLLAKDIQTEQLVVVKLLTFSAEFEWENLKLFEREAQTLKFISHPAIPNYLDFFDWDSPKGKHLALVQSYVDGKSLEAQLKSGRHFTEAELKDIAYKILQILVYLHGLQPPIIHRDIKPSNIILTNRSGNSVGEVYLVDFGSVQTVAAKTQGTITIVGTYGYMPPEQFGGRVVPASDLYSLGATLIFLSTGIHPADLPQAEGRIEFQKITNLGVGFTNWLRRMTQPSLDQRFVGANTALKALEELPKKDLAVVPEAKPSNTKIILTKTANKFEFMIPPSGFNPGMIAIGAFALAWNSFLVFFNGFSLFAPFPINLVFALFSLPFWGVGLAMIMAILFPLFGQTTLKITPDKIGLTFKMWGIQYNPTKVSPRDEIDKISYVPKHSKKDSDGDRVQVPAKLIVWAGIKKYELSACDSISEREIDWLAQELSDWLGLPLSKEVE